One genomic region from Cyanobium usitatum str. Tous encodes:
- the psbV gene encoding photosystem II cytochrome c-550, translated as MASSFPSAALRKAVRVLARTMLALLLFMGFGSPALAAAWTTEQLTVPATPDGTLVTFSEQEIKAGRKVFNSSCGECHAGGITKTNQNVGLDPETLALATPSRDSVEALVDYMKNPTSYDGEYSIADVHPSMRSSDIFVKMRDLDDEDLRLMAGYILVSPKVQGIQWGGGKIYF; from the coding sequence ATGGCCTCCTCCTTCCCCTCGGCTGCCCTCCGCAAGGCGGTTCGCGTTCTTGCTCGAACCATGCTGGCCCTGCTGCTGTTCATGGGCTTCGGCAGCCCGGCTCTGGCAGCTGCCTGGACCACAGAGCAGCTCACAGTGCCCGCCACGCCAGACGGCACCCTGGTGACCTTCAGCGAGCAGGAGATCAAGGCCGGTCGCAAGGTGTTCAACAGCAGCTGCGGCGAGTGCCACGCCGGTGGCATCACCAAAACCAATCAGAACGTGGGCCTCGACCCTGAAACTCTGGCCCTGGCGACGCCGTCGCGGGACAGCGTTGAGGCCCTGGTGGACTACATGAAGAACCCCACCTCCTACGACGGTGAATACAGCATTGCTGACGTGCACCCCAGCATGCGCAGCAGCGACATCTTCGTGAAAATGCGGGACCTCGACGACGAGGACCTGCGCCTGATGGCTGGCTACATCCTGGT
- the rnz gene encoding ribonuclease Z: MQVTFLGTSSGVPTRGRNVSAVALRLPQRSELWLFDCGEGTQHQFLRSDLRVSQLRRIFVTHMHGDHVFGLPGLLASLGLAGTCTGIDLYGPDPLRDYLEGVLRTSSTRISYPLRTHRVQSAAESGALLLDDDDLTVRCTPLTHRVPAYAYRVDQKPRPGRFDVKRAKALGIPPGPIYAELKAGRDVSLEDGRIINGASLCGPDRPGASVVYCTDTVFCEAAVELARGADLLIHESTFSHAEAELAYQRQHSTSTMAAQTALEAGVKQLVLTHLSPRYMPGNPMTPDDLVAEAQSIFANTLVAKDFLSIDITPSEPATA, encoded by the coding sequence GTGCAGGTCACCTTTTTAGGCACCAGCTCCGGTGTGCCCACCAGGGGCCGCAATGTGTCGGCGGTGGCGCTGCGACTGCCCCAGCGCAGCGAGCTGTGGTTGTTCGACTGCGGCGAGGGCACCCAGCACCAGTTTCTGCGCAGCGATCTGCGGGTGAGCCAGCTGCGGCGAATTTTCGTCACCCACATGCACGGCGACCATGTATTTGGCCTGCCCGGCCTACTGGCCAGCCTCGGCCTGGCGGGCACCTGCACGGGCATCGACCTCTACGGCCCCGATCCCCTGCGCGACTACCTCGAAGGGGTACTGCGCACCTCCTCCACCCGGATCAGCTACCCCCTTCGCACCCACCGGGTGCAATCCGCTGCCGAGAGCGGCGCCCTGCTGCTCGATGACGACGACCTCACGGTGCGCTGCACGCCGCTTACCCACCGGGTGCCTGCCTACGCCTACCGGGTCGATCAGAAGCCGCGGCCTGGCCGCTTCGACGTGAAGCGCGCCAAGGCCCTCGGCATCCCGCCAGGGCCGATCTACGCCGAACTCAAGGCTGGGCGCGACGTCAGCCTCGAAGACGGCCGGATCATCAATGGTGCCAGCCTTTGCGGCCCCGATCGCCCGGGGGCCAGCGTCGTGTACTGCACCGACACCGTGTTCTGCGAAGCGGCGGTGGAGCTGGCCCGCGGCGCTGACCTACTGATCCACGAATCCACCTTTTCCCACGCCGAAGCTGAGCTTGCCTACCAACGCCAGCACTCCACCAGCACGATGGCGGCCCAAACCGCCCTGGAGGCGGGCGTCAAGCAGCTGGTGCTCACCCACCTGAGCCCTCGCTACATGCCAGGCAATCCGATGACCCCCGACGACCTGGTAGCGGAAGCCCAATCCATCTTTGCCAACACCCTGGTGGCCAAGGATTTCCTCAGCATCGACATCACCCCATCCGAACCGGCCACGGCCTAG
- a CDS encoding SpoIID/LytB domain-containing protein encodes MPVARFPLVSLLASALVLAGAAPGQLRAQQANPLVRVLLLETDKLTLAAPQQPLVLRAGSQRWSLAPLEPVVLQLADGSLVLERAAGVERLPAVRELWLEPAAQSAGPPLDLQPSPQEGADFQLQQRGYRGRLQVLVGSSALQAVNHVPLEAYLPSVVASEMPASWPQAALRAQAVAARTYALRQRKPAAAFDLSATVSSQVYKGVEAETPSTRQAVISTRGQVLMFGLGLANTVFHSSAGGRTENSGDLWSQQLPYLVSVPDFDQHSPVHAWQLRLEPEQLQKAFGEIGGFQRIDVLATTGSGRVRQARVTGPSGTLVLTGAQLRSRLDLKSTLVRFEVVAPELASLPPSLPALPPLPPQLLPSKSSDPEAQAPGQVPLPVQVPPPSLLAIGRGYGHGVGMSQWGAHGLAQRGQSYDQILRHYYRGTELRPYGTP; translated from the coding sequence GTGCCTGTAGCGCGCTTTCCCCTGGTGTCTTTGCTGGCAAGCGCCCTAGTGCTGGCAGGGGCTGCTCCGGGACAGCTGCGGGCCCAGCAGGCCAATCCGCTGGTGCGGGTGCTGTTGCTCGAAACGGACAAGCTGACGCTGGCGGCGCCTCAGCAGCCCCTGGTGTTGCGGGCCGGTAGCCAGCGCTGGTCGCTGGCGCCGCTGGAGCCGGTGGTGTTGCAGCTGGCTGACGGCAGCTTGGTGCTGGAGCGCGCCGCCGGCGTGGAGCGACTGCCTGCGGTGAGAGAGCTCTGGCTGGAGCCGGCAGCCCAGTCCGCTGGCCCCCCTCTGGATTTGCAGCCCAGCCCCCAAGAGGGAGCCGATTTTCAGCTGCAGCAGCGGGGCTATCGCGGCCGACTGCAGGTGCTGGTGGGCAGCTCTGCCCTACAGGCCGTCAACCATGTGCCCCTCGAGGCCTATCTACCCAGCGTGGTGGCCAGCGAGATGCCGGCGAGCTGGCCCCAGGCGGCCCTGCGCGCTCAGGCCGTGGCCGCCCGCACCTATGCCCTGCGTCAGCGCAAGCCAGCTGCCGCCTTTGATTTGAGCGCCACGGTTTCGAGCCAGGTCTACAAGGGCGTTGAGGCGGAAACCCCTTCAACCCGTCAGGCGGTGATTAGCACCCGCGGCCAGGTGTTGATGTTTGGTCTTGGCCTGGCCAACACGGTGTTTCACAGCAGCGCCGGTGGTCGCACCGAAAACAGCGGCGATCTCTGGAGCCAGCAGCTTCCGTATCTGGTGAGCGTGCCCGATTTTGATCAGCACAGCCCGGTGCATGCCTGGCAGTTGCGCCTGGAGCCCGAGCAGCTGCAGAAGGCGTTTGGCGAGATCGGCGGTTTCCAGCGCATAGATGTGCTCGCCACCACCGGCTCTGGTCGGGTGCGCCAGGCGCGGGTGACTGGCCCCAGCGGCACCCTGGTGCTCACGGGCGCCCAGTTGCGCAGTCGCCTCGACCTCAAGAGCACCCTGGTGCGCTTTGAAGTGGTCGCCCCCGAGTTGGCATCCCTGCCCCCCTCCCTGCCGGCCCTCCCCCCGCTGCCGCCCCAACTACTGCCTTCCAAGTCGTCCGATCCGGAGGCCCAGGCGCCTGGGCAGGTGCCACTCCCGGTGCAGGTGCCACCGCCGTCGCTGCTGGCGATCGGCCGCGGCTATGGCCATGGGGTGGGCATGAGCCAGTGGGGAGCCCATGGTCTGGCCCAGCGGGGCCAGAGCTATGACCAGATCCTTCGCCATTACTACCGCGGCACCGAGTTGCGTCCTTACGGCACTCCCTGA
- a CDS encoding 6-phosphogluconolactonase, producing the protein MTVLADAEVVAEAVAERLLQERRGSDQRPLGLATGRTMVPVYAALRRRFDRLSRPEQQAIRQGWRSFNLDEYVGLGPSDPRSFAAFMAEQLQGPLGLALAQVQLPDGLAVDSQQEAGRYRAALKAAGGIGLQLLGLGSNGHVGFNEPPCGPEAPCRCLALSAATRAQNAAAFGGDAAAVPARAITLGLAEILAAERILLVVTGAAKASILRRALLEPACPEVPASSLQHHPRLEVLVDGEAAAALPPAR; encoded by the coding sequence GTGACCGTGCTGGCAGACGCCGAGGTGGTGGCGGAGGCGGTGGCGGAGCGGCTGTTGCAGGAGCGGCGCGGCTCCGATCAGCGTCCCCTCGGCCTGGCCACGGGGCGCACCATGGTGCCCGTGTACGCCGCCTTGCGACGCCGGTTCGATCGGCTCAGCCGGCCAGAGCAGCAGGCCATCCGGCAGGGCTGGCGCAGCTTCAACCTTGATGAGTACGTGGGCCTGGGGCCATCAGATCCGCGCTCCTTTGCCGCCTTCATGGCGGAGCAGCTGCAGGGCCCGCTCGGGTTGGCGCTGGCCCAGGTGCAGCTGCCGGATGGCCTGGCGGTCGATTCCCAGCAGGAAGCTGGCCGCTATCGGGCGGCCCTGAAGGCCGCAGGGGGGATCGGCCTGCAGCTGCTGGGCTTGGGCAGCAATGGCCACGTGGGCTTCAACGAACCCCCCTGTGGCCCCGAGGCCCCCTGCCGTTGCCTCGCGCTCAGCGCCGCCACCCGGGCCCAGAACGCCGCTGCCTTCGGCGGCGATGCCGCGGCGGTGCCGGCCCGGGCCATCACCCTGGGGCTCGCCGAGATCCTGGCGGCCGAGCGGATCCTTCTGGTGGTCACCGGCGCGGCCAAGGCCTCGATCCTGCGGCGGGCCCTGCTGGAGCCTGCCTGCCCGGAGGTGCCCGCGAGCTCGCTGCAACACCATCCGCGGCTGGAGGTGTTGGTGGATGGGGAGGCGGCAGCCGCCCTCCCCCCGGCCCGCTAG